In a genomic window of Spirosoma agri:
- a CDS encoding TIGR04283 family arsenosugar biosynthesis glycosyltransferase, with product MPSVSIIIPTLNEEQALPRTLRLLQRLHPEPLEIIIVDGGSTDRTIQFAEATNPCFRALHIVRAPQEGRAHQMNTGAAKASGDILCFLHADTTLPDDALRVIRHALADSGTVAGGFISIMRGPHTTRWLTSFHNYIKTYYAPLFFRPYLFFFKGARLLFGDQVIFCRRDQFINVGGYTDTLSIMEEADLLLKLIPFGRIRQVNRIVESSDRRVAKLGFWKANGLFLMIGFLWGIGYSPDRLKRWFSDIR from the coding sequence ATGCCCAGCGTTTCCATCATCATTCCAACCCTTAATGAAGAACAGGCTTTGCCACGCACCCTGCGGTTGTTACAGCGCCTTCACCCCGAACCGCTCGAAATTATCATTGTCGACGGGGGCAGCACCGATCGGACCATCCAGTTCGCGGAAGCCACCAATCCCTGCTTTCGGGCCCTGCACATCGTCCGGGCTCCGCAGGAAGGGCGAGCGCACCAGATGAATACGGGAGCCGCCAAAGCATCTGGCGATATTCTCTGTTTCCTCCACGCGGATACCACTCTGCCCGACGATGCACTACGGGTGATCCGGCACGCGCTGGCTGATTCGGGAACGGTAGCGGGGGGCTTTATTTCGATTATGCGTGGACCCCATACGACCCGCTGGCTAACGTCGTTTCACAACTACATCAAGACCTATTACGCACCCCTGTTTTTTCGCCCATACCTCTTTTTTTTCAAAGGAGCACGGCTGCTCTTTGGCGATCAGGTGATCTTTTGCCGACGCGACCAGTTCATAAACGTGGGCGGCTACACCGATACGCTGTCGATCATGGAAGAAGCCGATCTGCTGCTGAAACTGATCCCGTTCGGGCGAATCCGGCAGGTGAATCGCATCGTTGAATCGTCGGATCGACGGGTGGCTAAACTGGGTTTCTGGAAAGCGAACGGTCTCTTTCTGATGATTGGCTTTCTGTGGGGTATCGGTTATTCGCCTGACCGGCTAAAACGATGGTTCAGCGACATCCGGTAA
- a CDS encoding phytanoyl-CoA dioxygenase family protein, which produces MSKIDLPPFTLGETITPEQRQFFNKNGVIVFRNFIHPETVKLFISEVERIEKLWLDEGRDKVNGVPLKFGQDEAGNPMIQRMCFLSQHSNALHEFLQDPRLQAAVDLLQPYEGRIAEIEKDGLILNHYIRNANSKFSQMGWHTDSPRDIFLGQRIMPMLNVGIHLNPTPYENGGLRVIPGTHKQGLFKMLFRKRYFVDNDPDKHEIGFDINAGDLSVHDGRLWHRAQQSPHTGEASRRRVMYVPVVTGKYMPKNENSKTPFYHRFISKVNI; this is translated from the coding sequence ATGAGCAAAATCGATTTACCGCCCTTTACGCTGGGCGAAACCATTACCCCAGAGCAACGTCAGTTTTTTAACAAAAACGGCGTAATTGTTTTTCGTAATTTTATTCATCCCGAAACGGTCAAATTATTCATTAGTGAAGTTGAGCGCATCGAGAAGTTATGGCTGGACGAAGGCCGTGACAAGGTCAACGGAGTGCCGTTGAAGTTTGGTCAAGACGAAGCCGGCAATCCGATGATACAGCGGATGTGCTTTCTGTCGCAGCACAGCAATGCCCTGCATGAGTTTTTGCAGGACCCCCGCCTGCAGGCGGCTGTCGATCTGCTTCAGCCTTACGAAGGGCGTATTGCCGAAATTGAAAAAGACGGCCTTATTCTAAATCACTACATTCGTAACGCCAACAGTAAGTTTTCGCAGATGGGCTGGCACACTGATAGCCCCCGCGACATTTTTCTGGGCCAGCGTATCATGCCGATGCTGAACGTGGGTATTCACCTGAATCCTACGCCGTACGAAAATGGTGGCTTGCGTGTCATTCCCGGAACGCACAAACAAGGCTTGTTCAAAATGCTGTTCCGCAAGCGGTACTTCGTCGATAACGACCCCGATAAACACGAAATCGGATTCGATATTAATGCCGGCGACCTCAGCGTTCATGATGGCCGTCTTTGGCACCGGGCGCAGCAATCACCGCACACGGGTGAAGCCAGCCGTCGTCGCGTGATGTATGTACCGGTCGTAACCGGCAAGTACATGCCCAAGAATGAAAACAGCAAGACGCCGTTTTACCACCGGTTCATCTCGAAAGTAAACATCTAA
- a CDS encoding SDR family NAD(P)-dependent oxidoreductase, giving the protein MAYALITGASKGIGLAIAEELARRKFDLLLVARSEALLTEVAQRLATTYGVKTDALSVDLAQVGAAQRVFDWCQSRNYTVCFLVNNAGYGLSGPFEKRPLAEHLDMMQVNMTTLVELTYLFLPRLRQYATPATPAYILNIGSSAAYQAVPGLSLYSASKGFVLQFSRGLRQELKRSLVSVTCVCPGSTDTAFIDRAQVGDKGRKAAERVNMTPQEVGRQAVEATLSGKAEVVTGALNKLGKLMAWLLPKGLVEQTAGSIYD; this is encoded by the coding sequence ATGGCCTACGCCCTCATTACGGGAGCCAGTAAAGGGATCGGGTTAGCGATTGCCGAAGAGCTGGCCCGCCGGAAGTTTGATCTGCTGTTGGTAGCCCGTTCAGAAGCACTGTTGACGGAGGTTGCCCAACGACTGGCCACTACCTATGGCGTAAAGACCGACGCTCTGTCCGTCGATCTGGCCCAGGTTGGCGCTGCCCAACGCGTCTTTGACTGGTGCCAGTCCAGAAACTATACCGTTTGTTTCCTGGTCAATAACGCAGGCTACGGGCTAAGTGGTCCGTTTGAGAAGCGGCCCTTGGCCGAACACCTCGACATGATGCAGGTCAACATGACAACGCTTGTCGAACTGACCTACCTGTTCTTACCCCGGTTACGGCAATATGCCACCCCGGCCACCCCAGCCTATATCCTGAATATCGGTAGTTCAGCCGCTTATCAGGCTGTGCCGGGACTTAGTCTGTACTCGGCGTCAAAAGGATTCGTGCTCCAGTTCAGCCGGGGACTTAGACAGGAGCTGAAGCGTTCACTTGTTTCAGTCACCTGCGTTTGTCCGGGCTCAACCGATACCGCGTTCATCGACCGGGCGCAAGTTGGCGACAAGGGCCGGAAAGCGGCCGAACGGGTCAACATGACCCCGCAGGAAGTAGGTCGTCAGGCAGTTGAGGCCACGCTGTCCGGCAAGGCTGAAGTGGTGACGGGTGCCCTCAACAAACTGGGCAAACTGATGGCCTGGCTGCTACCCAAAGGGCTTGTCGAGCAAACCGCCGGCAGTATATACGACTAA
- a CDS encoding DEAD/DEAH box helicase gives MQFSDLSLIDPILKALAEEGYTTPTPIQEQAIPTLLSRRDLLGCAQTGTGKTAAFAIPILQLLNEDRSKNPTAPRRIKTLVLTPTRELAIQIDESFASYGRHLNLRHTVIFGGVSQHSQVNTLRGGIDILIATPGRLLDLMNQNIISLRDVQFFVLDEADRMLDMGFIHDVKKVIARLPERRQSLFFSATMPPDVAKLADTILNKPAKIEVTPVSSTADTIQQAVYFVGKEDKRKLLVHILNDKGIESALVFSRTKHGADKVAKDLLKAGIQAEAIHGNKSQNARQRALSNFKSRQTRVLVATDIAARGIDVDELSHVINYELPNIPETYVHRIGRTGRAGNDGIALSFCDDEETEYLRDIHKLIGKRVPVIEDHPYVLNISAASVAPAQPRQGGGNRSGGQGRSNGSSNNGSFRRGATSGSTGTNTANSRGGNTSNRRYGNTRSDRT, from the coding sequence ATGCAATTTTCCGATTTATCATTGATTGACCCTATCCTGAAGGCCCTCGCCGAAGAAGGATATACGACACCTACACCCATTCAGGAGCAAGCTATACCCACCTTATTGAGTCGCCGTGATTTGCTGGGATGTGCCCAGACCGGCACTGGTAAAACGGCTGCGTTTGCCATCCCCATTCTGCAACTGCTCAACGAAGACCGGAGTAAAAACCCGACCGCTCCCCGGCGTATCAAAACGCTGGTATTGACCCCAACCCGCGAATTAGCCATTCAGATCGACGAAAGCTTTGCCTCGTATGGTCGCCATTTAAACCTGCGTCACACCGTTATTTTCGGGGGCGTATCGCAGCACTCGCAGGTAAACACGCTACGGGGTGGTATCGATATTCTGATCGCTACGCCTGGTCGTTTGCTCGATCTGATGAACCAGAACATCATCTCGCTTCGTGACGTACAATTCTTTGTCCTTGACGAAGCCGACCGGATGCTCGATATGGGCTTTATCCATGATGTTAAAAAAGTGATCGCTCGCTTGCCCGAACGTCGGCAGTCACTGTTTTTCTCGGCAACGATGCCGCCCGACGTGGCTAAACTGGCCGATACGATCCTGAATAAGCCCGCTAAAATTGAGGTTACGCCCGTGTCATCTACGGCTGACACGATCCAGCAGGCCGTCTATTTTGTTGGAAAAGAAGACAAGCGGAAGTTGCTTGTTCATATTCTGAACGACAAAGGCATTGAGTCGGCCCTCGTTTTTTCCCGTACCAAACACGGTGCCGATAAAGTTGCCAAAGACCTCCTGAAAGCCGGTATTCAGGCCGAAGCCATCCACGGTAATAAATCGCAAAATGCCCGTCAGCGGGCGCTGTCGAACTTCAAGAGCCGCCAGACGCGGGTGTTGGTGGCTACCGACATCGCAGCGCGGGGGATCGATGTGGACGAACTGTCGCACGTGATCAACTACGAACTACCGAACATTCCGGAAACCTATGTTCACCGGATTGGGCGGACAGGCCGGGCGGGTAACGACGGTATTGCGTTGTCCTTCTGCGACGATGAAGAAACTGAGTATCTGCGCGACATTCATAAACTGATTGGTAAACGCGTTCCGGTTATCGAAGATCATCCGTACGTACTCAACATATCGGCCGCTTCTGTTGCGCCCGCCCAACCCCGTCAGGGTGGTGGTAATCGCAGCGGGGGTCAGGGGCGCTCAAACGGCTCATCGAACAATGGATCGTTTCGGCGGGGTGCGACCAGTGGAAGCACTGGTACCAACACCGCTAACAGTCGGGGTGGAAATACCTCGAACCGGCGGTATGGCAACACCCGTTCTGATCGGACGTAG
- a CDS encoding hydroxymethylglutaryl-CoA reductase produces MFRFIPNVLLKQLFTRNSLRNTPDGFAFSLKNRLSDARFTGLQRARIDGRDYPAEAFTLTPDGGEAIAVSAISAQQPLAFPLRRSVQVSAVAQPLAPGKHTLEITLHTQPFGTITLIVEDELQPDASTVLPQTQPAIPRDSIDDYSADAIAKRRQFLNDFTQTTPEHLFQNSFNPSVVAGKCEHFVGVAQVPIGLAGPLRVNGEHAQGDFLIPLATTEGTLVASYNRGIKLINLSGGVLCTVQDDAMQRAPVFEFTDARQARDFVRWIDSHQRELATEAEATSRFAKLRYIDSYLNGKLAFLRFGFETGDAAGQNMVSKATLAACNYILDEYGLAAPGSIAHFFLESNMATDKKPSQLNILRTRGKRVTAEVRIPRELLIRELQVEPEQLIRHARIGDVGARLAGTNNNGLHSVNGLAALFIATGQDVACLAESSAAITYSEVTSTGDFYGSITLPSLIVGTVGGGTGLPTQRECLELMDCYGTGKVNKFAEIVVGVIAAGELSLAGAISSLDWVSSHDATRGTN; encoded by the coding sequence GTGTTCCGATTCATTCCCAACGTCCTGCTCAAGCAGCTATTCACCCGTAACAGCCTTCGAAATACGCCCGATGGCTTTGCCTTCTCACTTAAGAACCGGCTGTCGGACGCTCGCTTCACGGGCTTACAGCGCGCGCGCATCGACGGTCGCGATTATCCCGCCGAGGCTTTCACGCTGACGCCCGATGGCGGAGAAGCAATTGCCGTATCGGCCATTTCGGCGCAGCAGCCACTGGCGTTTCCGCTGCGCCGGTCAGTACAGGTCAGTGCCGTGGCGCAGCCGCTGGCACCGGGTAAACACACTCTTGAAATCACGCTGCACACGCAGCCGTTTGGCACGATCACGCTGATCGTGGAGGATGAGCTGCAACCCGATGCCTCAACCGTACTTCCGCAAACACAGCCCGCCATTCCGCGCGATTCAATCGATGATTACAGTGCCGATGCGATCGCCAAACGACGCCAGTTCCTGAACGATTTCACCCAGACAACGCCGGAGCATCTTTTTCAAAACTCGTTCAACCCGTCCGTCGTCGCGGGCAAATGCGAGCATTTTGTGGGGGTAGCGCAGGTACCAATCGGTCTGGCCGGTCCGTTGCGCGTCAATGGCGAACACGCACAGGGCGACTTTCTGATTCCGCTGGCCACCACGGAGGGAACGCTCGTTGCCAGTTATAACCGGGGGATTAAATTGATCAATCTGAGCGGTGGAGTTCTGTGTACGGTGCAGGACGACGCCATGCAGCGGGCTCCGGTTTTCGAGTTCACCGATGCCCGGCAGGCGCGTGATTTCGTTCGGTGGATTGACAGTCATCAGCGTGAGTTAGCGACCGAAGCCGAAGCCACCTCCCGCTTTGCCAAACTTCGCTACATCGACTCATACCTGAATGGCAAGCTGGCCTTTCTCCGGTTCGGATTCGAAACCGGTGATGCAGCCGGACAGAACATGGTCAGTAAAGCGACCCTGGCGGCCTGTAATTACATTCTGGACGAATACGGCCTTGCTGCGCCGGGTAGTATCGCCCATTTTTTTCTGGAATCGAACATGGCCACCGATAAGAAACCGTCGCAACTGAACATCCTGCGTACGCGTGGTAAGCGGGTGACCGCCGAAGTGCGTATTCCGCGTGAGCTGCTCATCCGGGAGTTGCAGGTCGAACCGGAACAGCTTATCCGTCACGCGCGCATCGGTGATGTGGGCGCTCGTCTGGCGGGCACCAACAACAACGGACTTCATTCCGTCAACGGGCTGGCCGCGCTGTTCATCGCCACCGGCCAGGATGTTGCGTGTCTAGCCGAATCATCGGCAGCGATCACTTATTCTGAAGTTACGTCGACTGGTGATTTTTACGGGTCGATCACGTTACCTTCCCTCATTGTCGGCACCGTTGGGGGCGGAACCGGGCTGCCCACACAGCGCGAATGCCTGGAACTAATGGATTGCTACGGAACCGGGAAGGTAAACAAATTCGCCGAGATCGTAGTCGGGGTCATTGCCGCTGGCGAACTCTCACTGGCGGGTGCCATTTCGTCTCTCGACTGGGTATCGAGTCACGATGCGACGAGGGGAACAAATTAA